A single region of the Kineosporiaceae bacterium SCSIO 59966 genome encodes:
- a CDS encoding response regulator transcription factor, translating into MTGILVAEDEPRIASFVAKGLRGAGLSPTVVTDGPTALDYATTGDFDLLVLDIGLPGLDGFEVLRRLRASGSELPVIILTARDSVTDTVAGLEGGADDYMAKPFRFEELLARIRLRLREDRTAAPTVLHAGHLSLDLHSRRLAVNGREVDLSAREFALAETFLRNPGRVLTREQLLSRVWGYDFDPGSNVVDVYVGYLRRKLGGGYLVTVRGMGYRLEPG; encoded by the coding sequence ATGACCGGGATCCTCGTCGCGGAGGACGAGCCGAGGATCGCCTCGTTCGTCGCCAAGGGCCTGCGCGGGGCGGGCCTGAGCCCGACCGTCGTCACCGACGGACCGACCGCACTCGACTACGCCACCACCGGCGACTTCGACCTGCTCGTGCTCGACATCGGCCTGCCCGGCCTCGACGGCTTCGAGGTGCTCCGGCGGCTGCGGGCCTCCGGCAGCGAGCTGCCGGTCATCATCCTCACCGCCCGTGACTCGGTGACGGACACCGTCGCCGGCCTGGAGGGCGGCGCGGACGACTACATGGCCAAGCCGTTCCGGTTCGAGGAGCTCCTGGCCCGGATCAGGTTGCGGCTGCGGGAGGACCGGACCGCTGCGCCCACCGTGCTGCACGCGGGCCACCTCAGCCTGGACCTGCACAGCCGCCGGCTGGCGGTCAACGGGCGCGAGGTGGACCTGTCGGCCCGCGAGTTCGCGCTCGCCGAGACGTTTCTGCGCAACCCCGGCCGGGTGCTGACCCGTGAGCAGCTGCTGAGCCGGGTGTGGGGCTACGACTTCGACCCCGGGTCCAACGTCGTCGACGTCTACGTCGGTTACCTGCGCCGCAAGCTCGGCGGCGGGTACCTCGTCACCGTCCGGGGGATGGGCTACCGGCTGGAGCCGGGCTAA
- a CDS encoding DUF421 domain-containing protein codes for MDAVLRGLVVYVVLFLLFRLTGKRAMSQVTTFDFVILLVIGEATQQALLGEDFSVTHAAVVIATLLAVERFSDYLSFRFPRFRRVTESVPVVLVEDGRPLTDVLHREHMTVDDVLQAAREKAGVGRIEQVRWAVLETSGGISVVPQPDAATQG; via the coding sequence ATGGACGCCGTCCTGCGCGGTCTGGTCGTCTACGTCGTCCTGTTCCTGCTCTTCCGGCTCACCGGCAAGCGGGCGATGTCCCAGGTGACGACGTTCGACTTCGTCATCCTGCTCGTCATCGGGGAGGCGACCCAGCAGGCGCTGCTGGGCGAGGACTTCTCTGTCACCCACGCCGCCGTCGTCATCGCCACGCTGCTGGCGGTCGAGCGGTTCTCGGACTACCTGTCCTTCCGGTTCCCCCGATTCCGCCGGGTCACCGAGAGCGTCCCGGTCGTCCTCGTCGAGGACGGCCGCCCGCTGACCGACGTCCTGCACCGGGAGCACATGACGGTGGACGACGTCCTGCAGGCGGCCCGGGAGAAGGCCGGGGTCGGGAGGATCGAGCAGGTGCGGTGGGCCGTGCTCGAGACCTCCGGTGGGATCAGTGTCGTCCCGCAGCCGGACGCCGCGACCCAGGGGTGA
- a CDS encoding DUF202 domain-containing protein, which yields MANERTFLAWIRTALALLAAGVGLEVFLVEQLPALPRRIVAGVLVLLGGALSVTAFTRWLATERALRLERSLPVPAVAPVLAAGIGLTALVLLGVLLTTG from the coding sequence ATGGCCAACGAGCGGACCTTCCTGGCCTGGATCCGGACGGCGCTCGCGCTGCTGGCCGCCGGTGTCGGGCTCGAGGTGTTCCTCGTCGAGCAGCTGCCCGCACTGCCGCGACGGATCGTCGCCGGAGTGCTCGTCCTGCTCGGTGGGGCACTGTCGGTCACCGCGTTCACCCGCTGGCTGGCCACCGAGCGGGCGCTGCGCCTCGAGCGGTCCCTGCCGGTGCCCGCGGTAGCCCCCGTCCTTGCCGCCGGCATCGGGCTGACCGCTCTCGTGCTGCTCGGCGTCCTGCTCACCACGGGGTGA
- a CDS encoding ACT domain-containing protein — protein sequence MLARIRISVPDRPGSLGRVATALGTVGADIVQVEVLEAEAGRALDDVHIDVQDVDHLDRLSTVLAGVPGVTLVGLQHPAPPTTGHAELELVAQVLAQPDRALQTLVDGAPGAAGADWAACLVYDERGAATGVRERSTACPGEDRVPLTAPLRVAALSWPGTAGAALAPLAGTRLGLAVVRESGPPFHRSELWRLEQVGRIVGPVVAPALGTGDG from the coding sequence ATGCTCGCCCGGATCAGGATCAGCGTCCCCGACCGCCCCGGTTCGCTCGGTCGGGTGGCCACTGCCCTCGGCACCGTAGGTGCCGACATCGTCCAGGTGGAGGTGCTCGAGGCCGAGGCCGGCCGGGCCCTGGACGACGTCCACATCGACGTCCAGGACGTCGACCACCTGGACCGGCTCAGCACCGTGCTGGCGGGCGTCCCGGGGGTCACGCTGGTGGGGTTGCAGCACCCGGCCCCGCCCACGACCGGGCACGCCGAGCTGGAGCTCGTGGCGCAGGTGCTCGCCCAGCCGGACCGGGCGCTGCAGACGCTCGTCGACGGCGCTCCTGGTGCGGCCGGCGCCGACTGGGCGGCGTGCCTCGTCTACGACGAACGGGGTGCCGCGACCGGGGTTCGTGAGCGCAGCACTGCCTGCCCAGGAGAGGACCGCGTGCCGTTGACCGCACCACTGCGGGTCGCCGCGCTGAGCTGGCCCGGCACCGCGGGCGCGGCCCTCGCCCCGCTGGCGGGCACCCGCCTGGGACTCGCCGTCGTCCGGGAGTCGGGCCCGCCGTTCCACCGCAGCGAGCTCTGGCGGCTCGAGCAGGTCGGCCGCATCGTCGGCCCCGTCGTCGCTCCCGCCCTCGGAACCGGCGACGGCTGA
- a CDS encoding alpha-D-glucose phosphate-specific phosphoglucomutase, translating to MHERAGQPAQPSDLVDVDALLAAYTDVRPDPDDPAQQVVFGTSGHRGSSLDGAFNEPHILAITQAICEYRRQQGTDGPLLLARDTHALSLPAWRTALEVLAGNDVEVLVDEREGWTPTPALSHAVLRLNAGRRAGTADGIVVTPSHNPPRDGGFKYNPPHGGPAGSDATGWIARRANEILRAGTGSVRRVPWERARAAAGGYDFLGHYVDDLPSVLDLDVVRQAGVRIGVHPLGGAAVDYWAVIAQRHRLDLTVVDDRVDPQWSFMTLDHDGRIRMDCSSPSAMAPLVAQRDRFDVATGNDADADRHGIVTPDAGLMNPNHFLAVAISYLFANRPGWGADVAVGKTLVSSSLIDRVVAGLGRRLVEVPVGFKWFVPGLLDGSIGFGGEESAGASFLRTDGTVWTTDKDGLLLALLAAEVRARTGRSPSEVYRDLTEQYGDPAYARVDAPATREQKARLGALTPDAVTATELAGQPITARLTEAPGNGAAIGGLKVTTRDAWFAARPSGTEDVYKIYAESFRGAEHLEQVLEEARAVVSAALAR from the coding sequence ATGCACGAGCGCGCCGGTCAGCCCGCCCAGCCCAGCGACCTCGTCGACGTGGACGCCCTGCTCGCGGCGTACACCGACGTGCGCCCCGACCCCGACGACCCCGCCCAGCAGGTGGTGTTCGGCACCTCCGGGCACCGCGGGTCGAGCCTGGACGGCGCGTTCAACGAGCCACACATCCTGGCCATCACCCAGGCGATCTGCGAGTACCGCCGCCAGCAGGGCACCGACGGTCCGCTGCTGCTGGCCCGGGACACCCACGCACTGTCCCTGCCGGCGTGGCGCACCGCGCTCGAGGTGCTCGCCGGCAACGACGTCGAGGTGCTCGTGGACGAGCGGGAGGGCTGGACGCCGACGCCGGCGCTGTCGCACGCGGTGCTGCGGCTCAACGCCGGCCGCAGGGCGGGAACCGCGGACGGCATCGTCGTCACCCCGAGCCACAACCCGCCGCGGGACGGCGGGTTCAAGTACAACCCGCCGCACGGCGGACCGGCCGGCAGCGACGCGACCGGCTGGATCGCCCGGCGGGCCAACGAGATCCTGCGCGCCGGCACCGGCTCGGTCCGGCGCGTGCCCTGGGAGCGGGCGCGGGCGGCCGCGGGCGGCTACGACTTCCTCGGCCACTACGTGGACGACCTGCCCTCGGTGCTCGACCTGGACGTCGTCCGGCAGGCCGGGGTGCGGATCGGCGTCCACCCCCTCGGCGGGGCAGCCGTGGACTACTGGGCCGTCATCGCCCAGCGGCACCGCCTCGACCTCACGGTCGTCGACGACCGGGTCGACCCGCAGTGGTCCTTCATGACACTCGACCACGACGGGCGGATCCGGATGGACTGCTCCTCGCCGTCCGCGATGGCCCCGCTCGTCGCCCAGCGGGACCGGTTCGACGTCGCCACCGGCAACGACGCCGACGCCGACCGGCACGGGATCGTCACCCCGGACGCGGGGCTGATGAACCCCAACCACTTCCTCGCCGTCGCGATCTCCTACCTGTTCGCCAACCGGCCCGGCTGGGGGGCGGATGTCGCCGTCGGCAAGACCCTCGTCTCGTCCTCGCTCATCGACCGGGTCGTCGCCGGCCTCGGGCGCCGGCTCGTCGAGGTCCCGGTCGGGTTCAAGTGGTTCGTCCCCGGGCTGCTCGACGGCAGCATCGGGTTCGGCGGGGAGGAGTCCGCCGGCGCCTCGTTCCTGCGCACCGACGGGACCGTGTGGACGACGGACAAGGACGGGCTCCTGCTCGCCCTGCTGGCCGCGGAGGTCAGGGCCCGCACCGGCCGGTCGCCGTCCGAGGTGTACCGGGACCTCACCGAGCAGTACGGCGACCCGGCCTACGCCCGCGTCGACGCGCCGGCGACGCGCGAGCAGAAGGCGCGGCTCGGGGCGCTCACCCCCGACGCGGTCACCGCCACCGAGCTGGCCGGGCAGCCGATCACCGCCCGGCTCACCGAGGCCCCCGGCAACGGGGCTGCGATCGGCGGGCTGAAGGTCACCACCCGGGACGCCTGGTTCGCCGCCCGCCCCTCCGGCACCGAGGACGTCTACAAGATCTACGCCGAGTCGTTCCGCGGCGCCGAGCACCTCGAGCAGGTCCTCGAGGAAGCCAGGGCCGTCGTCTCAGCGGCCCTGGCACGCTGA
- a CDS encoding DUF202 domain-containing protein — protein MSRRDRRQPVEPGDGPWDAGLQPERTTLAWIRTALTLTVVSLLTARLAGESGLLAAAVGLGGTTVAAVLVALQRRRHYRRDRTLRAGVTLDPAVGPVLGAALLTTVLAAAALGLLVAPLLR, from the coding sequence ATGTCACGCCGGGACCGGCGGCAACCGGTCGAACCCGGCGACGGTCCGTGGGACGCCGGGCTGCAGCCGGAGCGGACGACGCTGGCCTGGATCAGAACGGCCCTGACGCTCACCGTCGTGAGCCTGCTGACCGCCCGGCTCGCCGGTGAGAGCGGCCTGCTGGCGGCCGCCGTCGGGCTCGGCGGCACGACGGTCGCCGCCGTCCTCGTCGCCCTGCAACGCCGCCGGCACTACCGCCGGGACCGCACCCTGCGGGCCGGGGTGACGCTCGACCCGGCGGTCGGGCCGGTGCTCGGCGCGGCGCTGCTCACCACCGTCCTCGCCGCCGCCGCACTCGGACTGCTGGTGGCGCCGCTGCTGCGATGA
- a CDS encoding serine/threonine-protein phosphatase: MQRTTDPDSTPSGVWAPLALTAVLVAVEILEGPATQYVGVLTAMPLLAAALAGPLATAAVGAVVLAAAFGTGFVQVDQDTGDVAAFSQPQLVRLALIAAAAVLAVLVARTRVQRAAQLRRVAGVADAAQRAILRPVPSVVGPVECASVYLSATSEATIGGDLVEVLDTPFGVRAIVGDVRGKGLDAVRLAGQVLGSFREVAWTVGALRDVALPLDRAVRRDAGPEDFVTAVLVQMTWDGVVTTCSCGHPPPYVVAPGGGPARTLEVDPSPPLGMLGSAPVESTSRLGAGERLVLVTDGLLEARRPRRWFEAGPWRRLARDRSLAGRFLPAPDVLGARLAAPVPLGAGLAGVVEDVRRWTRGRLADDLAVLVLQVRSGGTPRRHRRAPRPSP; encoded by the coding sequence GTGCAGCGCACCACGGACCCCGACTCCACGCCGTCCGGCGTCTGGGCGCCGCTGGCCCTGACGGCGGTCCTCGTCGCCGTCGAGATCCTGGAGGGCCCGGCGACCCAGTACGTCGGCGTCCTCACCGCCATGCCGCTGCTGGCCGCCGCACTGGCCGGGCCGCTGGCCACCGCGGCGGTGGGTGCCGTGGTCCTGGCCGCGGCGTTCGGGACGGGGTTCGTGCAGGTCGACCAGGACACCGGCGACGTCGCAGCGTTCAGCCAGCCGCAGCTCGTGCGGCTGGCGCTCATCGCCGCGGCCGCGGTGCTGGCCGTCCTCGTCGCCCGCACCCGGGTGCAGCGGGCGGCCCAGCTGCGCCGGGTCGCGGGTGTCGCCGACGCCGCACAACGGGCGATCCTGCGCCCGGTGCCCTCGGTCGTCGGGCCGGTGGAGTGCGCCAGCGTGTACCTGTCCGCGACGTCGGAGGCGACCATCGGCGGGGACCTCGTCGAGGTCCTCGACACGCCGTTCGGCGTCCGGGCGATCGTCGGTGACGTCCGCGGCAAGGGGCTGGACGCCGTCCGGCTCGCCGGCCAGGTGCTCGGCTCGTTCCGGGAGGTGGCCTGGACGGTCGGCGCCCTGCGGGACGTGGCGCTGCCGCTGGACCGGGCGGTGCGCCGGGACGCCGGACCGGAGGACTTCGTCACCGCGGTGCTCGTCCAGATGACGTGGGACGGCGTCGTGACGACCTGCAGCTGCGGTCACCCGCCGCCGTACGTCGTCGCCCCCGGCGGCGGTCCGGCGCGCACCCTGGAGGTGGACCCGTCCCCGCCGCTGGGGATGCTCGGCTCCGCGCCGGTGGAGTCCACGTCCCGGCTCGGCGCCGGCGAGCGGCTCGTGCTCGTCACCGACGGCCTGCTCGAGGCGCGTCGTCCGCGGCGGTGGTTCGAGGCCGGCCCGTGGCGCCGGCTGGCACGCGACCGGTCCCTGGCGGGGAGGTTCCTGCCTGCGCCGGACGTGCTCGGCGCACGGCTGGCGGCGCCGGTGCCGCTCGGTGCGGGACTGGCCGGGGTAGTCGAGGACGTGCGCCGCTGGACCCGGGGCCGGCTCGCCGACGACCTCGCCGTCCTCGTCCTGCAGGTCCGCTCCGGCGGGACCCCACGCCGTCACCGCCGCGCCCCGCGCCCCTCGCCGTGA
- a CDS encoding aminoglycoside phosphotransferase family protein, which yields MSDTLRLLTGEDAGPLLAAAVETAGGRLVRWRATQVDHRPGRGTTVAYSALVRWADRDQQETLAASAGIPTDRDRPGVLVLSDGATEVAVWRFPQDPGLPALEAACDPAPVLELLRRLGLARTTTTAAQLTLRTRAYRPRRRAVIEASVPQGRLFLKVGRPDRVADLHRRHRVLLDAGVPVPEPLGWTDDGLLVLRALPGRGLRSALRREGAAAVRAQDLLATLDALPAELLDLPARASWSDGAAHYARVVADALPDQADRVHALAGAVRDGLAGSDEPLVPVHGDFYEAQLFAAGGRLTGVLDVDSAGPGRRADDLGCLLAHVEVLAQIHTADADRLRGAVRAWLPVLDGDVSTDPRSLRLRTAGVLISLATGPHRVQQGGWQQATRQRLDLVERWLEAARTGAGV from the coding sequence GTGAGCGACACCCTGCGCCTGCTGACCGGTGAGGACGCCGGCCCGCTGCTCGCCGCGGCGGTCGAGACCGCCGGCGGCCGGCTCGTGCGCTGGCGGGCCACCCAGGTCGACCACCGGCCGGGGCGCGGCACGACGGTCGCGTACTCGGCGCTCGTCCGCTGGGCCGACCGCGACCAGCAGGAGACCCTCGCCGCGAGTGCCGGCATCCCCACCGACCGGGACCGGCCCGGGGTGCTCGTGCTGTCCGACGGAGCGACCGAGGTCGCCGTCTGGCGGTTCCCGCAGGACCCGGGGCTGCCCGCCCTGGAGGCCGCCTGCGACCCCGCCCCCGTGCTGGAGCTGCTCCGCCGCCTCGGTCTGGCCCGGACGACGACGACCGCCGCGCAGCTGACCCTGCGGACCCGGGCCTACCGGCCACGCCGGCGCGCCGTCATCGAGGCGTCGGTGCCGCAGGGCCGACTGTTCCTCAAGGTGGGCCGGCCGGACCGGGTCGCCGACCTGCACCGCAGGCACCGGGTCCTCCTCGACGCGGGGGTCCCGGTGCCCGAGCCGCTCGGCTGGACCGACGACGGGCTGCTCGTGCTGCGGGCGCTGCCGGGCCGAGGCCTGCGGTCGGCGCTGCGGCGCGAGGGCGCGGCAGCGGTCCGCGCGCAGGACCTCCTCGCCACGCTCGACGCACTGCCCGCCGAGCTGCTCGACCTGCCCGCCCGGGCGTCCTGGAGCGACGGCGCCGCCCACTACGCCCGGGTGGTCGCCGACGCGCTACCGGACCAGGCGGACCGGGTGCACGCCCTCGCCGGTGCCGTCCGGGACGGTCTGGCCGGCAGTGACGAGCCGCTCGTCCCGGTGCACGGCGACTTCTACGAGGCCCAGCTGTTCGCCGCCGGCGGAAGGCTCACCGGCGTGCTCGACGTCGACTCCGCCGGCCCAGGACGCCGCGCCGACGACCTCGGTTGCCTGCTCGCGCACGTCGAGGTACTGGCCCAGATCCACACCGCGGACGCCGACCGGCTGCGTGGCGCCGTCCGCGCCTGGCTGCCGGTCCTGGACGGCGACGTCAGCACCGACCCGCGCAGCCTGCGGCTGCGCACCGCCGGCGTCCTCATCTCGCTGGCGACCGGGCCGCACCGGGTGCAGCAGGGCGGCTGGCAGCAGGCCACCCGCCAGCGGCTCGACCTCGTCGAGCGCTGGCTGGAGGCTGCCCGCACCGGCGCCGGAGTCTGA
- a CDS encoding DMT family transporter: protein MTGSDVATGERAPDRTWLVALAASLWGFSSLLREPLSKVLPPVSVVLLEHVVLVLLVSPWVVPAVRAVLRASRRTQVGVLVIGAGSSALATTLFTAAFRLGDPVTPQVLQKLQPVIAVLLATVLLGERLGPRFPLFAVPALAGAWLLSFPDPFAVEVRSLLAAGLAVGAAALWAAGTVLGRMVSAELSFLHVTTLRFTVGLAALAVVAAVDGAPLSVPLELVPRLVLLALVPGLLALVLYYIGLRTTAAARATFAELAFPLTAAAVGVGLLGGRLDPSQWLGFAVVLVSVVALALHERSSSRPAVRAPAGWQAGPRERHPAPADR, encoded by the coding sequence GTGACCGGATCCGACGTCGCCACCGGCGAGCGCGCCCCCGACCGCACCTGGCTCGTCGCGCTCGCCGCCTCGCTGTGGGGTTTCTCCTCCCTGCTACGGGAGCCGCTGAGCAAGGTCCTACCGCCGGTCTCCGTCGTCCTGCTCGAGCACGTCGTGCTCGTCCTGCTCGTCTCCCCGTGGGTGGTCCCGGCCGTACGTGCGGTGCTGCGCGCCAGCCGGCGCACCCAGGTGGGTGTCCTCGTCATCGGCGCCGGTTCCAGCGCCCTGGCCACCACGCTGTTCACCGCCGCCTTCCGCCTCGGTGACCCGGTGACCCCGCAGGTGCTGCAGAAGCTGCAGCCGGTCATCGCGGTGCTGCTGGCCACAGTGCTGCTCGGTGAGCGTCTCGGGCCCCGCTTCCCGCTGTTCGCCGTGCCGGCCCTGGCCGGGGCCTGGCTGCTGTCCTTCCCAGACCCGTTCGCCGTCGAGGTGCGCAGCCTGCTCGCCGCCGGTCTCGCGGTCGGCGCCGCCGCCCTGTGGGCGGCCGGCACGGTGCTGGGCCGGATGGTGAGCGCGGAGCTATCCTTCCTGCACGTCACGACGTTGCGGTTCACCGTCGGTCTGGCCGCGCTCGCCGTCGTCGCCGCGGTCGACGGCGCCCCGCTGTCCGTGCCCCTCGAGCTCGTCCCCCGGCTGGTGCTGCTGGCGCTCGTCCCGGGGCTGCTCGCCCTCGTCCTCTACTACATCGGGCTGCGCACGACCGCCGCCGCCCGGGCCACCTTCGCCGAGCTCGCCTTCCCGCTGACCGCCGCCGCGGTCGGGGTGGGCCTGCTCGGCGGCCGACTGGACCCGAGCCAGTGGCTCGGGTTCGCCGTCGTCCTCGTCTCGGTCGTGGCGCTGGCCCTGCACGAGCGGAGCAGCAGCCGCCCGGCCGTCCGGGCCCCGGCCGGCTGGCAGGCTGGCCCCCGTGAGCGACACCCTGCGCCTGCTGACCGGTGA
- a CDS encoding HAMP domain-containing histidine kinase, with amino-acid sequence MLGWLLLVATLGMALAGAASYVVQRNLVDARIDRSLQQEVEELRTFARSGLDPATGQPFDSLQSLFYAALQRNVPDENEAFLTLVGGEVAYFSPGQRPVRLQDLPPVVEAAAAVGPDDDARIATVATAVGDVRYAAVPVLLDGASPGGHGVYVVGIGRDLEQAQVAEASRTFGVVALASLALVALLGWVVTGRLLAPVRALGETAQRITDTDLDERIPVTGHDDLSELARTVNGMLDRLQHALATQRDLLDDVGHELRTPITVLRGHLELLDAADPAEVAETQALLLDELDRMNRLVGDLLTLAKARRPDFLRRQVVDVDDLLDDVLVKARGLGRRRWVRDARSTAVLTADPQRLTQALLQLAANAAAHTGEDDEVGLGSAQGEGVVRLWVRDTGPGVPDADRERIFTRFERGTSSRGQDGSGLGLTIVTAIAEAHGGRVELDSEAGQGATFSIVLNHPGPAPLADTMPLPEADAGNRTTAPATGR; translated from the coding sequence ATGCTCGGGTGGCTGCTGCTCGTCGCCACACTCGGGATGGCGCTGGCCGGCGCGGCCTCCTACGTCGTGCAGCGCAACCTCGTCGACGCCCGGATCGACCGCTCCTTGCAGCAGGAGGTGGAGGAGCTGCGCACCTTCGCCCGCTCCGGCCTCGACCCTGCGACCGGCCAGCCGTTCGACAGCCTGCAGTCGCTCTTCTATGCGGCCCTGCAGCGCAACGTGCCGGACGAGAACGAGGCCTTCCTCACCCTGGTCGGCGGCGAGGTCGCGTACTTCTCACCGGGGCAGCGGCCCGTCCGGCTCCAGGACCTGCCCCCCGTGGTGGAGGCGGCCGCCGCGGTGGGCCCGGACGACGACGCCCGGATCGCGACCGTGGCCACCGCCGTCGGGGACGTCCGGTACGCGGCCGTGCCGGTACTGCTCGACGGCGCGTCCCCCGGCGGCCACGGCGTCTACGTCGTCGGCATCGGCCGCGACCTCGAGCAGGCGCAGGTGGCCGAGGCCTCGCGCACCTTCGGCGTCGTCGCGCTCGCCTCGCTGGCCCTCGTCGCGCTGCTCGGCTGGGTCGTCACGGGCCGGCTGCTCGCCCCGGTCCGGGCGCTCGGCGAGACCGCGCAGCGGATCACCGACACCGACCTCGACGAGCGGATCCCGGTGACCGGGCACGACGACCTGTCCGAGCTGGCCCGGACGGTCAACGGCATGCTCGACCGGCTCCAGCACGCGCTGGCCACCCAGCGCGACCTGCTCGACGACGTGGGGCACGAGCTGCGCACCCCGATCACCGTGCTGCGCGGGCACCTCGAGCTCCTCGACGCCGCCGACCCGGCCGAGGTCGCCGAGACCCAGGCGCTGCTGCTGGACGAGCTGGACCGGATGAACCGGTTGGTCGGGGACCTGCTCACCCTGGCCAAGGCACGGCGTCCGGACTTCCTGCGCCGGCAGGTCGTCGACGTGGACGACCTCCTCGACGACGTGCTCGTCAAGGCCCGGGGCCTGGGGCGCCGGCGCTGGGTGCGCGACGCCCGCAGCACCGCCGTCCTGACGGCGGACCCGCAACGGCTGACCCAGGCGCTCCTTCAGCTGGCCGCCAACGCCGCGGCTCACACCGGCGAGGACGACGAGGTCGGGCTGGGGTCGGCGCAGGGCGAGGGCGTCGTCCGGCTGTGGGTGCGCGACACCGGGCCCGGCGTCCCGGACGCCGACCGCGAGCGGATCTTCACCCGGTTCGAGCGCGGGACATCGTCCCGCGGGCAGGACGGGTCGGGGCTCGGGCTCACCATCGTCACGGCGATCGCCGAGGCGCACGGCGGGCGGGTCGAGCTCGACTCCGAGGCCGGCCAGGGAGCTACGTTCAGCATCGTGCTGAACCACCCGGGGCCCGCACCCCTCGCGGACACCATGCCACTGCCGGAGGCCGACGCCGGCAACCGGACGACGGCACCGGCGACCGGCCGATGA